The Actinomadura sp. WMMB 499 genome includes a window with the following:
- a CDS encoding ParB N-terminal domain-containing protein: MKTELGQVDDLPVVRVELAALTMSESPRRGGIDAEHVEALAAVQEDLPPIIVHRPTMAVLDGRHRVRAAARRGAATIAARLFQGDGDDAFVLAVRANVAHGLPLPMADRKRAAERIVASHPQWSNRMIASVTGMAPGTVAEIRRRAGGEPAAVRVGQDGRARPVNGAERRRRASELISGNPDMSLRQVARAVGISPETARDVRNRLRRGEDPLATGRSAPAPVPAPAAVPLALRAGRAAAAPPRAGADQVAVVQRLRTDPALRLSETGRRLLLLLSLHTVKPGEWEALIDGVPTHCGALVAQLARDCAQRWAEFAATVERQLPDAS, encoded by the coding sequence TTGAAGACCGAACTGGGGCAGGTCGACGACCTGCCGGTGGTCAGAGTGGAGCTGGCCGCACTGACGATGTCGGAATCGCCGCGGCGCGGCGGGATCGACGCCGAGCACGTCGAGGCGCTGGCGGCGGTGCAGGAGGACCTGCCGCCGATCATCGTGCACCGGCCGACGATGGCGGTGCTCGACGGCCGGCACCGGGTGCGGGCGGCCGCGCGGCGCGGCGCGGCGACGATCGCGGCGCGCCTCTTCCAAGGGGACGGGGACGACGCGTTCGTGCTGGCGGTCCGGGCGAACGTCGCGCACGGGCTGCCGCTGCCGATGGCCGACCGCAAGCGGGCGGCCGAGCGCATTGTCGCGTCCCATCCGCAGTGGTCGAATCGGATGATCGCGTCCGTGACCGGTATGGCGCCGGGCACGGTGGCCGAGATCAGGAGGCGGGCCGGGGGCGAACCCGCCGCGGTCCGGGTCGGGCAGGACGGCCGGGCCCGCCCGGTCAACGGGGCGGAGCGGCGGCGGCGGGCGTCCGAGCTGATCAGCGGCAACCCGGACATGTCGCTGCGGCAGGTGGCCCGCGCGGTCGGGATCTCGCCCGAGACGGCCCGGGACGTGCGCAACCGGCTGCGCCGGGGCGAGGATCCGCTGGCCACGGGGCGGTCGGCCCCGGCCCCGGTGCCGGCGCCCGCCGCGGTGCCGCTGGCGCTGCGCGCGGGCCGTGCCGCGGCGGCCCCGCCGCGGGCCGGCGCGGACCAGGTCGCGGTGGTGCAGCGGCTGCGGACCGATCCGGCGCTGCGGCTCAGCGAGACGGGCCGCAGGCTGCTCCTGCTCCTCAGCCTGCACACCGTGAAGCCGGGCGAGTGGGAGGCGCTCATCGACGGCGTCCCGACGCACTGCGGCGCGCTCGTCGCGCAGCTCGCCCGCGACTGCGCGCAGCGGTGGGCCGAGTTCGCGGCGACCGTCGAACGCCAGCTCCCGGACGCATCCTGA